A single genomic interval of Streptomyces sp. NBC_00663 harbors:
- a CDS encoding ATP-binding protein, with protein MKIAFVGKGGSGKTTLSSLFIRHLATTGAPVVAVDADINQHLGAALGLDEAEAAALPAMGERLPLIKEYLRGGNPRIASAETMIKTTPPGAGSRLLRVREDNPVYEACARPVELDGDTVRLMVTGPFTDADLGVACYHSKTGAVELCLNHLVDGQGEYVVVDMTAGSDSFASGMFTRFDITFLVAEPTRKGVSVYRQYKEYARDYGVMLKVIGNKVQGQDDLDFLRAEVGDDLLVTVGHSDWVRAMEKGRPPRFALLEDVNRRALRLLHTAVDATYDLRDWERYTQQMVHFHLKNARSWGNERTGADLAAQVDPGFVLGESLVPSA; from the coding sequence ATGAAAATTGCTTTCGTCGGGAAGGGCGGCAGCGGGAAGACCACCCTGTCCTCCCTGTTCATCCGCCATCTCGCCACGACCGGTGCGCCGGTCGTCGCCGTCGACGCCGACATCAACCAGCATCTGGGCGCCGCCCTCGGTCTCGACGAGGCGGAGGCCGCCGCACTGCCCGCGATGGGCGAGCGGCTGCCGCTGATCAAGGAGTACCTGCGCGGCGGCAATCCGCGGATCGCCTCCGCCGAGACGATGATCAAGACGACCCCGCCCGGCGCGGGCTCCCGCCTGTTGCGGGTGCGCGAGGACAACCCGGTCTACGAGGCCTGTGCCCGGCCGGTGGAACTCGACGGCGACACCGTCCGTTTGATGGTCACCGGCCCCTTCACCGACGCCGACCTGGGGGTCGCCTGCTACCACTCCAAGACCGGAGCGGTGGAGCTGTGCCTGAACCACCTGGTGGACGGTCAGGGCGAGTACGTCGTGGTGGACATGACGGCCGGCTCCGACTCCTTCGCCTCCGGCATGTTCACCCGCTTCGACATCACGTTCCTCGTCGCCGAGCCGACCCGGAAGGGGGTCTCCGTCTATCGCCAGTACAAGGAGTACGCCCGGGACTACGGCGTCATGCTGAAAGTCATCGGCAACAAGGTGCAGGGCCAGGACGACCTCGACTTCCTGCGCGCCGAGGTCGGGGACGACCTGCTCGTCACGGTCGGGCACTCGGACTGGGTGCGCGCCATGGAGAAGGGCCGGCCGCCCCGGTTCGCGCTCCTTGAGGACGTCAACCGCCGTGCCCTGCGTCTGCTGCACACGGCCGTCGACGCGACGTACGACCTGCGCGACTGGGAGCGCTACACCCAGCAGATGGTGCACTTCCATCTGAAGAACGCCCGGTCCTGGGGCAACGAGCGCACCGGGGCCGACCTGGCGGCGCAGGTCGACCCCGGTTTCGTCCTCGGCGAGAGCTTGGTACCGAGCGCCTGA
- a CDS encoding MarP family serine protease, with translation MNVLDILLLVAAVWFAIVGYRQGFVVGILSVIGFMGGGLVAVYLLPVIWDALTDKAEVSTTAAVVAVVVVIVCASVGQALTTHLGNKLRRYITWSPARALDATGGALVNVVAMLLVAWLIGSALAQTTLPTLGKEVRGSKVLLGVSETLPDAADTWFKDFTSVLAQNGFPQVFSPFSDEPIKEVQPPDPKLVNSPVAAKAKQSIVKVMGTAQSCGKVLEGTGFVFGERRVMTNAHVVGGVDEPTVQIGGEGQKYDATVVLYDWERDIAVLDVPELKAPALKFTATDAESGDDAIIAGFPENGSYDVRAARVRGRIPANGPDIYHRGTVHRDVYSLYATVRQGNSGGPLLTPEGAVYGVVFAKSLDNADTGYALTADEIREDITKGRTANEQVDSDSCAL, from the coding sequence GTGAATGTGCTGGACATCCTGTTGCTGGTCGCCGCCGTGTGGTTCGCGATCGTCGGCTATCGCCAGGGCTTCGTCGTCGGCATCCTGTCGGTGATCGGCTTCATGGGCGGCGGTCTCGTCGCCGTATACCTGCTCCCCGTCATCTGGGACGCCCTGACCGACAAGGCGGAGGTCAGCACGACCGCGGCCGTTGTCGCGGTGGTCGTCGTCATCGTCTGCGCCTCCGTCGGCCAGGCCCTGACCACCCACCTCGGCAACAAGCTGCGCCGTTACATCACCTGGTCCCCGGCCCGCGCCCTGGACGCCACCGGCGGCGCCCTCGTCAACGTGGTCGCGATGCTCCTCGTGGCCTGGCTGATCGGCTCCGCCCTCGCCCAGACCACCCTGCCGACCCTGGGCAAGGAGGTTCGTGGCTCCAAGGTGCTCCTCGGTGTCTCGGAGACGCTGCCCGACGCGGCCGACACCTGGTTCAAGGACTTCACCTCGGTCCTCGCGCAGAACGGCTTCCCGCAGGTCTTCAGCCCGTTCTCCGATGAGCCGATCAAGGAGGTCCAGCCGCCGGACCCCAAGCTGGTGAACAGCCCGGTCGCCGCCAAGGCCAAGCAGTCCATCGTCAAGGTCATGGGCACCGCCCAGAGTTGCGGCAAGGTCCTCGAGGGCACCGGCTTCGTCTTCGGCGAGCGCCGTGTCATGACCAACGCGCATGTCGTGGGCGGCGTCGACGAACCCACCGTCCAGATCGGCGGCGAGGGCCAGAAGTACGACGCCACGGTCGTCCTGTACGACTGGGAGCGCGACATCGCCGTACTCGACGTACCCGAACTGAAGGCACCCGCACTGAAGTTCACGGCGACGGACGCCGAGAGCGGTGACGACGCGATCATCGCCGGGTTCCCGGAGAACGGCTCGTACGACGTCCGTGCCGCGCGCGTGCGCGGCCGGATCCCGGCCAACGGTCCGGACATCTACCACCGCGGCACCGTGCACCGCGATGTGTACTCCCTCTACGCGACCGTCCGTCAGGGCAACTCCGGCGGCCCGCTGCTCACCCCCGAAGGGGCGGTGTACGGCGTGGTCTTCGCGAAGTCCCTCGACAACGCCGACACCGGCTACGCGCTCACCGCGGACGAGATCCGGGAGGACATCACCAAGGGGCGCACCGCGAACGAGCAGGTGGACAGCGACAGCTGCGCGCTGTAG
- a CDS encoding NUDIX hydrolase yields MRHTSNTQGRHVNGPGEAPGVMLSKDGLPGWLDPVVHAVETVEPLQLSRFLPPADGAGRQSAVLILFGEGERGPELLLMERASSLRSHAGQPSFPGGALDPEDGDPLAEGPLRAALREAEEETGLDPSGVQLFGVLPKLYIPVSGFVVTSVLGWWREPTPVGVVDPNETARVFTVPVADLTDPDNRATTVHPSGHRGPAFLVESALVWGFTAGIIDRLLHYSGWERPWDRDKQVPLDWRS; encoded by the coding sequence ATGAGGCATACGAGCAATACGCAAGGCAGGCATGTGAACGGCCCGGGCGAGGCGCCGGGCGTGATGCTGAGCAAGGACGGCCTGCCCGGCTGGCTGGACCCGGTCGTGCACGCCGTCGAGACGGTCGAGCCGTTGCAGTTGAGCCGCTTCCTGCCGCCGGCCGACGGCGCGGGGCGGCAGTCCGCCGTACTCATCCTCTTCGGGGAGGGTGAGCGCGGGCCCGAGCTGCTGCTCATGGAGCGGGCCAGCTCGCTCCGTTCCCATGCCGGACAGCCGTCCTTCCCCGGTGGCGCCCTCGATCCCGAGGACGGCGACCCGCTGGCCGAGGGACCGCTGCGGGCCGCTCTCCGCGAGGCCGAGGAGGAGACCGGGCTCGACCCGTCCGGCGTCCAGCTCTTCGGTGTGCTGCCCAAGCTGTACATCCCGGTCAGCGGCTTCGTCGTCACCTCCGTCCTGGGCTGGTGGCGCGAGCCCACCCCGGTGGGGGTGGTGGACCCCAACGAGACGGCCCGCGTCTTCACCGTCCCCGTGGCGGATCTCACGGACCCGGACAACCGGGCCACCACCGTCCACCCCAGCGGCCACCGAGGTCCGGCATTCCTGGTCGAATCGGCCCTGGTGTGGGGCTTCACGGCCGGAATCATCGACCGGCTGCTGCACTACTCCGGCTGGGAGCGCCCCTGGGACCGGGACAAGCAGGTCCCGCTCGACTGGCGGTCATGA
- a CDS encoding bifunctional SulP family inorganic anion transporter/carbonic anhydrase has product MSACVPTRAADSSRPKRIHRPHSPPPSGPRRFRVAGADVSASIAVFLIALPLSLGIALATGAPLQAGLVAAAVGGLVAGRLGGSPLQVSGPAAGLTVVTADLIHRYGWRTTCAITVLAGLAQLGLGCLRVARTALAVSPAIVHGMLAGIGVTIAVAQLHIVLGGTPQSSVLANLRALPAQLARLDPAAVSVSALTLALLLLWPRIPGRLGRLLRRIPAALVAVTGASAAAALLGLTLPKVDLPSWSSHALAGLPEGPVLGLVAAVLTTTLVCSVQSLLGAVAVDKMAAGRPGLTARVGRSDLDRELLGQGAANIVSGALGGLPVAGVAVRSSANVNAGAVSRNSTMLHGVLVVIAALLMVPVLEFIPLASLAALVMAVGIQMVSLHHIRTVTRHREVLVYAVTTLGVVVLGVLEGVALGIAVAVAVALHRLTRTRITHEHDEEEGVHHVQVRGQLTFLAVPRLSRALHLVPQGADVVVELDGSFMDHAAFEALQDWQNSHTAQGGTVELTGRRAGVRIAEPGEAVEPHTGSGAPRDSADPATAAGCRCSPWTPWRNHQCEDPRSAPRPAPHQDRSEGSGTTGGTGASSTSGHELARGISAFQRHTAPLVRGELARLAREGQRPSQLFLTCADSRLVTSMITSSGPGDLFVVRNVGNLVPLPGEESGDDSVAAAIEYAVDVLKVRSITVCGHSGCGAMQALLNSEPGGVQTPLKRWLRHGLPSLERMADDSRPWARLAGRAPADAVEQLCLTNVVQQLEHLRAHDSVARALRERELELHGMYFHVGEAQAYLLTEVSDAGVFDHVTGHVTDAEAAEELPSPA; this is encoded by the coding sequence ATGTCCGCCTGCGTCCCCACCCGCGCCGCCGACTCAAGTCGGCCCAAGCGCATCCACCGACCCCACAGCCCCCCGCCGTCCGGGCCCCGCCGCTTCCGTGTCGCGGGCGCCGACGTGTCCGCCTCGATCGCGGTCTTCCTGATCGCCCTACCCCTGTCCCTCGGCATCGCCCTCGCCACCGGCGCCCCCCTCCAGGCAGGCCTCGTCGCCGCCGCCGTAGGAGGCCTGGTCGCCGGCCGGCTCGGCGGCTCCCCGCTCCAGGTGAGCGGCCCGGCCGCCGGGCTCACGGTCGTCACCGCCGACCTCATCCACCGCTACGGCTGGCGGACGACCTGCGCCATCACGGTCCTCGCCGGTCTCGCCCAACTGGGCCTCGGCTGTCTGCGCGTGGCGCGCACCGCGCTCGCCGTCAGCCCCGCGATCGTGCACGGCATGCTCGCCGGCATCGGCGTCACCATCGCCGTGGCCCAGCTGCACATCGTCCTCGGCGGCACCCCGCAGAGTTCCGTCCTGGCCAACCTCCGGGCACTGCCCGCCCAGTTGGCCCGCCTCGACCCCGCCGCGGTGTCGGTGAGCGCGCTGACCCTGGCGCTGCTGCTGCTCTGGCCGCGCATCCCCGGCCGGCTCGGCCGTCTGCTGCGCAGGATCCCGGCCGCGCTCGTCGCCGTCACCGGGGCCAGTGCGGCGGCCGCGCTCCTCGGGCTGACCCTGCCCAAGGTCGACCTGCCGTCCTGGAGCAGTCATGCCCTGGCCGGACTCCCCGAGGGCCCGGTGCTCGGTCTCGTCGCCGCCGTCCTGACGACCACCCTGGTGTGCAGCGTGCAGTCGCTGCTCGGCGCGGTCGCCGTGGACAAGATGGCGGCCGGTCGGCCAGGGCTGACCGCCCGGGTCGGCCGCTCCGACCTGGACCGCGAGCTGCTCGGCCAGGGCGCCGCCAACATCGTCTCCGGCGCGCTCGGCGGGCTCCCGGTCGCCGGGGTCGCCGTGCGGAGTTCAGCGAATGTGAACGCGGGCGCGGTGAGCCGGAACTCCACGATGTTGCACGGCGTTCTCGTAGTGATCGCCGCGCTGCTGATGGTCCCGGTCCTGGAGTTCATCCCGCTCGCCTCGCTCGCCGCCCTGGTGATGGCCGTCGGCATCCAGATGGTGTCCCTGCACCACATCCGCACGGTGACCCGCCACCGAGAGGTCCTGGTGTACGCCGTCACCACCCTCGGCGTGGTGGTCCTCGGCGTCCTGGAGGGCGTGGCGCTCGGCATCGCCGTGGCCGTCGCCGTCGCCCTGCACCGCCTCACCCGCACCCGAATCACCCACGAGCACGACGAAGAGGAAGGAGTCCATCACGTCCAGGTGAGAGGCCAGTTGACGTTTCTCGCGGTGCCCCGGCTCAGCCGGGCCCTGCACCTCGTGCCCCAAGGCGCCGACGTCGTCGTCGAGTTGGACGGTTCCTTCATGGACCACGCGGCGTTCGAGGCACTCCAGGACTGGCAGAACTCCCACACCGCGCAGGGCGGCACCGTCGAGCTCACCGGCCGCCGGGCAGGGGTCCGGATCGCCGAGCCCGGAGAGGCCGTAGAGCCCCACACCGGTTCCGGAGCCCCGAGGGACTCCGCCGATCCCGCCACCGCCGCGGGCTGCCGATGCAGCCCCTGGACTCCCTGGCGCAACCACCAGTGCGAGGACCCGCGGTCCGCACCGCGGCCCGCCCCGCACCAGGACCGGTCCGAGGGCTCCGGCACGACGGGCGGCACCGGCGCGTCCAGTACCAGCGGTCATGAACTGGCCCGCGGCATCAGCGCGTTCCAGCGCCACACCGCCCCTCTGGTGCGGGGCGAGCTGGCGCGGCTGGCCCGGGAGGGCCAGCGCCCCTCCCAGCTCTTCCTCACCTGCGCCGACTCGCGTCTGGTCACCTCGATGATCACCTCCAGTGGTCCGGGCGACCTGTTCGTGGTGCGCAACGTGGGCAATCTCGTTCCCCTGCCCGGCGAGGAGAGCGGGGACGACTCGGTCGCCGCCGCGATCGAGTACGCGGTGGACGTGCTGAAAGTGCGGTCCATCACGGTCTGCGGCCACTCCGGGTGCGGAGCCATGCAGGCGCTGCTCAACTCCGAGCCCGGGGGCGTCCAAACGCCGCTCAAGCGGTGGCTGCGGCACGGACTGCCGAGCCTGGAGCGCATGGCCGACGACAGCCGACCGTGGGCGAGACTCGCCGGCCGGGCGCCCGCGGACGCGGTGGAGCAGCTCTGTCTGACCAACGTGGTCCAGCAGCTGGAGCATCTGCGGGCGCACGACTCGGTGGCCAGAGCCCTGCGCGAGCGGGAGCTGGAGCTGCATGGGATGTACTTCCACGTGGGCGAGGCGCAGGCCTATCTGCTCACCGAGGTGTCCGACGCGGGGGTGTTCGACCACGTGACGGGGCATGTGACCGACGCCGAGGCCGCCGAGGAGCTGCCCAGCCCGGCATAG
- the acs gene encoding acetate--CoA ligase encodes MSNESLANLLKEERRFAPPADLAANANVTAEAYEQAKADRLGFWAEQARRLTWATEPTETLDWSNPPFAKWFKDGELNVAYNCVDRHVEAGNGDRVAIHFEGEPGDSRAITYAELKDEVSKAANALLELGVRKGDRVAVYMPMIPETAIAMLACARIGAAHSVVFGGFSADALATRIQDADAKVVITSDGGYRRGKPSALKPAVDEAADKAGNVEHVLVVRRTGQEVAWNDSRDVWWHEAVDRQSAEHTPEAFEAEQPLFILYTSGTTGKPKGILHTSGGYLTQAAYTHHAVFDLKPETDVYWCTADVGWVTGHSYIVYGPLANGATQVMYEGTPDTPHQGRFWEIVQKYGVTILYTAPTAIRTFMKWGDDIPAKFDLSSLRVLGSVGEPINPEAWIWYRKHIGADLTPIVDTWWQTETGAMMISPLPGVTETKPGSAQTPLPGISATVVDDEANEVPNGGGGYLVLTEPWPSMLRTIWGDDQRFLDTYWSRFEGKYFAGDGAKKDDDGDIWLLGRVDDVMLVSGHNISTTEVESALVSHPSVAEAAVVGAADETTGQAIVAFVILRGTANAEDEGLVNDLRNHVGATLGPIAKPKRVLPVAELPKTRSGKIMRRLLRDVAENRQLGDVTTLTDSTVMDLIQAKLPAAPSED; translated from the coding sequence GTGAGCAACGAATCCTTGGCCAACCTGCTCAAGGAAGAGCGCAGGTTCGCGCCACCCGCCGACCTGGCGGCGAACGCCAACGTCACCGCGGAGGCGTACGAACAGGCCAAGGCTGACAGGCTCGGCTTCTGGGCCGAGCAGGCCCGGCGGCTGACCTGGGCCACGGAGCCGACCGAGACGCTGGACTGGTCGAACCCGCCGTTCGCCAAGTGGTTCAAGGATGGCGAGCTCAACGTCGCGTACAACTGCGTCGACCGGCATGTCGAGGCGGGCAACGGCGACCGGGTCGCCATCCACTTCGAGGGCGAGCCCGGCGACAGCCGCGCGATCACCTACGCCGAGCTCAAGGACGAGGTCTCCAAGGCCGCGAACGCCCTGCTGGAGCTGGGGGTTCGCAAGGGCGACCGGGTCGCGGTCTACATGCCGATGATCCCGGAGACGGCGATCGCGATGCTCGCCTGCGCCCGGATCGGCGCCGCGCACTCCGTCGTCTTCGGCGGGTTCAGCGCGGACGCGCTCGCGACCCGTATCCAGGACGCGGACGCCAAGGTCGTCATCACCTCCGACGGCGGCTACCGGCGCGGCAAGCCGTCCGCGCTCAAGCCGGCCGTCGACGAGGCCGCCGACAAGGCGGGCAATGTCGAGCACGTGCTCGTCGTACGGCGTACCGGGCAGGAAGTGGCCTGGAACGACAGCCGGGACGTGTGGTGGCACGAGGCTGTCGACCGGCAGTCCGCCGAGCACACCCCCGAGGCCTTCGAGGCCGAGCAGCCGCTCTTCATCCTCTACACATCGGGGACGACGGGTAAGCCGAAGGGCATCCTGCACACCTCCGGCGGCTATCTCACCCAGGCCGCCTACACCCACCACGCCGTCTTCGACCTCAAGCCGGAGACGGACGTGTACTGGTGCACGGCCGACGTCGGCTGGGTCACCGGGCACTCGTACATCGTCTACGGCCCGCTCGCCAACGGCGCCACCCAGGTCATGTACGAGGGCACGCCGGACACCCCGCACCAGGGCCGGTTCTGGGAGATCGTGCAGAAGTACGGGGTGACCATCCTGTACACGGCGCCGACCGCCATCCGGACGTTCATGAAGTGGGGCGACGACATCCCCGCGAAGTTCGATCTGTCGTCCCTGCGCGTCCTCGGGTCCGTCGGTGAGCCGATCAACCCCGAGGCCTGGATCTGGTATCGCAAGCACATCGGCGCCGATCTGACCCCGATCGTGGACACCTGGTGGCAGACCGAGACCGGCGCGATGATGATCTCGCCGCTGCCCGGTGTCACCGAGACCAAGCCCGGCTCGGCGCAGACCCCGCTGCCCGGTATCTCCGCGACCGTCGTCGACGACGAGGCCAACGAGGTGCCGAACGGCGGCGGTGGCTACCTGGTCCTGACCGAGCCGTGGCCGTCGATGCTGCGCACCATCTGGGGCGACGACCAGCGGTTCCTCGACACGTACTGGTCGCGCTTCGAGGGCAAGTACTTCGCCGGTGACGGCGCGAAGAAGGACGACGACGGGGACATCTGGCTGCTCGGCCGGGTGGACGACGTGATGCTCGTGTCCGGGCACAACATCTCCACCACCGAGGTCGAGTCCGCGCTCGTCTCCCACCCGTCCGTCGCCGAGGCGGCCGTCGTCGGTGCCGCCGACGAGACCACCGGGCAGGCCATCGTCGCCTTCGTGATCCTGCGCGGCACGGCGAACGCCGAGGACGAGGGCCTCGTCAACGACCTGCGCAACCACGTCGGTGCCACCCTCGGCCCGATCGCCAAGCCCAAGCGGGTCCTGCCGGTGGCCGAGCTGCCGAAGACCCGCTCCGGCAAGATCATGCGCCGGCTGCTGCGGGACGTCGCCGAGAACCGTCAGCTCGGTGACGTGACGACCCTGACCGACTCGACGGTCATGGACCTCATCCAGGCGAAGCTCCCGGCCGCGCCCAGCGAGGACTAG
- a CDS encoding phage holin family protein, whose amino-acid sequence MSAPDGSPVGAERSIGQLFASATTEMSALVHDEIALAKAQLKRDVKRGATSGGAFTVAGAVLVFSLPMLNFALAYGIRTWSDWNMAVCFLLSFAANVLIAGLLALIGVVFAKKAKKGGGAQKTAASMKETASVLQKAKPHPRPELPQDRVPEAIEAVARSSS is encoded by the coding sequence ATGAGCGCACCCGACGGCAGCCCGGTCGGCGCCGAACGCAGCATCGGCCAGTTGTTCGCCTCGGCGACGACCGAGATGTCCGCGCTGGTGCACGACGAGATCGCGCTGGCCAAGGCGCAGCTCAAGCGGGATGTGAAGCGCGGCGCGACGAGCGGCGGCGCGTTCACGGTGGCCGGCGCGGTGCTGGTGTTCTCGCTGCCGATGCTGAACTTCGCGCTGGCGTACGGCATCCGCACCTGGAGCGACTGGAACATGGCGGTCTGCTTCCTGCTCTCCTTCGCGGCCAACGTGCTCATCGCGGGCCTCCTCGCGCTGATCGGCGTGGTCTTCGCGAAGAAGGCGAAGAAGGGCGGCGGCGCGCAGAAGACCGCCGCGTCGATGAAGGAGACGGCGAGCGTGCTGCAGAAGGCCAAGCCGCACCCGCGGCCCGAGCTGCCGCAGGACCGTGTCCCGGAGGCCATCGAGGCTGTGGCACGCTCATCGTCATGA
- a CDS encoding alpha/beta fold hydrolase codes for MSEPATPSAESVVRPDVLGDRPLTHRDVAANGARFHIAEMGDGPLVLLLHGFPQFWWTWRHQLPALADAGFRAVAMDLRGVGGSDRTPRGYDPANLALDITGVIRSLGEPDAALVGHDLGGYLAWTAAAMRPKLVRRLAVASMPHPRRWRSAMLSDVKQTRAGSYVWGFQRPWIPERQLTADDGALVAELIRDWSGPSLPDDDAVDTYRRAMCIPSTAHCSIEPYRWMVRSMARPDGIQFNRRMKRPVRVPTLHLHGSLDPVMRTRSAAGSGEYVEAPYRWRLFDGLGHFPHEEDPVAFSTELINWLKDPEPDR; via the coding sequence ATGAGCGAGCCCGCCACCCCTTCGGCCGAATCCGTAGTACGGCCCGACGTCCTCGGTGACAGACCACTGACCCACCGGGACGTCGCCGCCAACGGCGCGCGTTTCCATATCGCCGAGATGGGCGACGGCCCGCTGGTGCTGCTGCTGCACGGCTTCCCGCAGTTCTGGTGGACCTGGCGGCATCAGCTGCCCGCGCTCGCCGACGCCGGGTTCCGGGCCGTCGCCATGGACCTCAGGGGCGTCGGCGGCAGCGACCGCACCCCGCGCGGCTACGACCCCGCGAACCTGGCCCTGGACATCACCGGCGTGATCCGCTCCCTCGGCGAGCCGGACGCCGCGCTGGTCGGCCATGACCTGGGCGGATATCTGGCGTGGACGGCGGCGGCGATGCGGCCCAAGCTCGTACGGCGCCTCGCCGTGGCGTCGATGCCGCATCCGCGGCGCTGGCGCTCGGCGATGCTCTCGGACGTCAAGCAGACCCGGGCCGGGTCCTACGTCTGGGGGTTTCAGCGCCCCTGGATCCCGGAGCGGCAACTGACCGCGGACGACGGCGCGCTGGTCGCCGAGCTGATCCGGGACTGGTCCGGGCCGAGCCTGCCGGACGACGACGCGGTGGACACGTACCGGCGTGCGATGTGCATCCCGTCGACCGCGCACTGCTCGATCGAGCCGTACCGGTGGATGGTGCGCTCGATGGCCCGCCCGGACGGCATCCAGTTCAACCGCCGCATGAAGCGGCCGGTCCGCGTCCCGACGCTGCATCTGCACGGTTCGCTGGACCCGGTGATGCGGACGCGGAGCGCGGCCGGTTCCGGGGAGTACGTCGAAGCGCCGTACCGCTGGCGGCTGTTCGACGGACTGGGTCACTTCCCGCACGAGGAGGATCCGGTCGCTTTCTCCACGGAACTGATCAATTGGCTGAAGGACCCCGAACCCGATCGGTGA
- a CDS encoding RNA polymerase sigma factor, producing the protein MKGVRVQGIRGGPQAAVHDPELFEEFYRRHVDAVTSFVARRVADPHTVADLTAEIFLAVLDSAHTYRPGRGSETAWLYGIARNVVAGEYRRMARESARDRRISGRRLLEPDDIARLEDKLDAESPGRRALAALERLPAGERAVLELIVVDQLTVSETAAALGIAQVTARVRLHRARKSLRRAAGEPADGPRGTSLSYVTGGTGGEA; encoded by the coding sequence ATGAAGGGGGTACGCGTGCAAGGGATACGGGGCGGGCCGCAGGCGGCGGTCCATGACCCTGAACTCTTCGAGGAGTTCTACCGGCGGCATGTGGACGCGGTGACATCATTCGTGGCCCGGCGTGTCGCGGACCCGCACACCGTCGCCGACCTGACCGCCGAGATCTTCCTCGCGGTCCTGGACTCGGCCCACACCTACCGCCCGGGCCGGGGCAGCGAGACGGCCTGGCTCTACGGCATCGCCCGCAACGTCGTCGCGGGGGAGTACCGCAGGATGGCCCGCGAATCGGCCCGCGACCGGCGGATCTCGGGGCGCCGGCTGCTGGAGCCGGACGACATCGCCCGCCTGGAGGACAAGCTCGACGCCGAGTCCCCGGGCCGCCGCGCCCTCGCCGCGCTGGAACGGCTCCCCGCGGGGGAGCGAGCCGTTCTGGAGCTGATCGTGGTCGATCAGCTGACGGTCTCCGAGACCGCCGCCGCACTGGGCATCGCCCAGGTCACGGCTCGCGTACGGCTGCACCGGGCCCGCAAGTCGCTGCGCCGGGCGGCGGGTGAGCCCGCCGACGGCCCGCGCGGCACATCCCTGTCATACGTCACCGGAGGAACCGGGGGAGAAGCATGA
- the nhaA gene encoding Na+/H+ antiporter NhaA, translating to MTAPRSSTPRKVFGRLSLPERTFVADALRTETVGGVLLLAAAIAALIWANVPALHDSYESVSHYHLGPEALGLNLSIAHWAADGLLAVFFFVAGIELKRELVAGDLKDPKAAALPVVAALCGMAVPALVYTLTNLSGGGSLDGWAVPTATDIAFALAVLAVIGTSLPSALRAFLLTLAVVDDLFAILIIAVFFTAEIDFAALGGALIGLAVFWLLLRKGVRGWYVYVPLALVIWGLMYNSGIHATIAGVAMGLMLRCSTREGEKHSPGEHIEHLVRPLSAGLAVPLFALFSAGVSISGGAVGDVFTKPETLGVVLGLVVGKAVGIFGGTWLTARFTRASLSDELEWADVFAVATLAGIGFTVSLLIGELAFDGDAVLTDEIKAAVLIGSLIAATLATVLLKVRNAKYRRMCEAEERDDDLDGIPDVYEEDDPAYHLRMAAIYENKAAEHRRLAELKTAERAGLAEVAGGAGEEDDRRA from the coding sequence ATGACAGCGCCCCGCTCCTCCACCCCCCGTAAGGTCTTCGGACGGCTCTCCCTGCCCGAACGCACCTTCGTAGCGGACGCGCTGCGCACCGAGACCGTCGGCGGTGTGCTGCTGCTCGCTGCCGCGATCGCCGCGCTGATCTGGGCGAACGTACCCGCACTGCACGACAGCTACGAGAGCGTCAGCCACTACCACCTGGGCCCCGAAGCCCTCGGCCTGAACCTCTCGATCGCCCACTGGGCCGCCGACGGGCTCCTCGCGGTCTTCTTCTTCGTCGCCGGCATCGAACTCAAGCGCGAGCTGGTCGCCGGTGACCTCAAGGACCCCAAGGCGGCGGCGCTGCCCGTTGTCGCGGCCCTGTGCGGCATGGCCGTACCGGCGCTCGTCTACACCCTGACCAACCTCAGCGGCGGCGGATCGCTCGACGGATGGGCGGTCCCGACCGCCACCGACATCGCCTTCGCGCTCGCCGTGCTCGCCGTCATCGGCACCTCGCTGCCCAGCGCCCTGCGCGCCTTCCTCCTCACGCTCGCCGTCGTCGACGACCTCTTCGCGATCCTGATCATCGCGGTCTTCTTCACCGCCGAGATCGACTTCGCCGCGCTCGGCGGCGCGCTGATCGGCCTGGCCGTCTTCTGGCTGCTGCTGCGCAAGGGCGTGCGCGGCTGGTACGTGTACGTCCCGCTCGCCCTGGTGATCTGGGGGCTGATGTACAACAGCGGCATCCACGCCACCATCGCGGGCGTCGCGATGGGTCTGATGCTGCGGTGCAGCACGCGCGAGGGCGAGAAGCACTCGCCCGGCGAGCACATCGAACATCTTGTACGACCCCTTTCGGCGGGCCTGGCCGTGCCGCTGTTCGCCCTGTTCAGCGCCGGTGTCTCGATCTCCGGCGGCGCCGTGGGCGATGTGTTCACCAAGCCGGAGACGCTCGGCGTCGTCCTCGGGCTGGTCGTCGGCAAGGCGGTCGGCATCTTCGGCGGGACCTGGCTGACGGCACGTTTCACCCGGGCCTCGCTCAGCGACGAGCTGGAGTGGGCGGACGTCTTCGCGGTGGCCACCCTCGCCGGCATCGGCTTCACGGTCTCGCTGCTCATCGGGGAGCTGGCCTTCGACGGAGACGCGGTCCTCACCGACGAGATCAAGGCGGCCGTGCTGATCGGCTCGCTCATCGCGGCGACCCTCGCGACCGTGCTGCTGAAGGTCCGCAACGCCAAGTACCGCCGGATGTGCGAGGCCGAGGAGCGCGACGACGACCTCGACGGCATCCCGGACGTCTACGAGGAGGACGACCCGGCGTACCACCTGCGGATGGCCGCGATCTATGAGAACAAGGCCGCCGAGCACCGCCGGCTCGCCGAGCTCAAGACCGCCGAACGGGCGGGGCTTGCCGAAGTGGCGGGCGGGGCAGGCGAGGAGGACGACCGTCGGGCATGA